Below is a genomic region from Pedobacter cryoconitis.
GTGTAACCTAACACACCTTTTAATTCACCTTCAGAAGCTGCTTTCATCGCATCTTTAATCTGTTGGTAAGTAGCTGGTCTTTCTAAACGTACAGTTAAATCTACTACTGATACATCAGCAACCGGAACACGGAAAGCCATACCAGTCAATTTACCTTTCAATTCAGGAATAACCTTAGTTACTGCTTTAGCAGCACCTGTAGCAGAAGGAATGATGTTAGAGAAACCACCACGTCCACCTCTCCAGTCTTTCGCAGAAGGACCATCAACAGTTTTCTGTGTAGCAGTAACTGCATGTACAGTACTCATCAAGCCTTCAGCAATACCCCAGTTGTCATTTAACACCTTAGCGATTGGCGCAAGGCAGTTAGTGGTACAAGAAGCATTAGAAACAACAGTTTGATCTGCTGTTAATTTATCATGATTTACACCCATTACGTAAGTAGGGATTGAATCATCTTTAGCCGGAGCAGAAAGAACAACTCTTTTTGCACCTGCGGTAAGGTGTTTCTCTGCATCAGCCTGAGTTAAGAATAACCCTGTAGACTCAATAACAGTTTCAACACCTACTTCATTCCATTTTAAGTTAGCCGGGTCTCTCTCAGCTGTGATACGGATAGTTTTTCCGTTAACGACTAAATGTCCGTCAACTACTTCGATAGTTCCATCAAAACGACCATGCGTAGAATCATACTTCAACATATAGGCCATGTAATCTGGCTCTACAAGATCATTTATTGCAACGATGTCCAGACCTCTTTTTAACGCAGCTCTAAAAACTAATCTGCCGATACGGCCAAAACCGTTTATTCCAATCTTTGTCA
It encodes:
- the gap gene encoding type I glyceraldehyde-3-phosphate dehydrogenase; translated protein: MTKIGINGFGRIGRLVFRAALKRGLDIVAINDLVEPDYMAYMLKYDSTHGRFDGTIEVVDGHLVVNGKTIRITAERDPANLKWNEVGVETVIESTGLFLTQADAEKHLTAGAKRVVLSAPAKDDSIPTYVMGVNHDKLTADQTVVSNASCTTNCLAPIAKVLNDNWGIAEGLMSTVHAVTATQKTVDGPSAKDWRGGRGGFSNIIPSATGAAKAVTKVIPELKGKLTGMAFRVPVADVSVVDLTVRLERPATYQQIKDAMKAASEGELKGVLGYTEDEVVSSDFIGDDHASIFDANAGIALNDNFVKVVSWYDNEWGYSSALAKFVEYYGNLK